A genome region from Micromonospora peucetia includes the following:
- a CDS encoding carbonic anhydrase, with the protein MSRPGSPGTQPGPERTLPVPTTGGAPVDVGTTPAAPTNPGQALAELHAGNLRFVTGAPRHPNQDAGHRAAVADGQHPFAVIVGCSDSRLAAEIIFDRGLGDLFVVRTAGHTIGPEVLGSVEYAVTVLGTPLVVVLGHDSCGAVQAARTADATGTPPPGHLCAVVDAVVPSLRRAAAEGVDDIDRIVDIHIAYTVEAMLGRSAALAAEVAAGRCGVVGMSYRLTAGGVRTVAAVPAGAVDTPEPSASAALA; encoded by the coding sequence ATGAGCCGTCCCGGATCGCCAGGCACTCAACCGGGCCCGGAGCGGACGCTCCCGGTGCCGACCACGGGCGGTGCCCCCGTCGACGTCGGCACCACGCCCGCCGCCCCCACGAATCCCGGACAGGCGCTCGCCGAGCTGCACGCCGGCAACCTCCGGTTCGTGACCGGCGCTCCGCGCCACCCCAACCAGGACGCCGGGCACCGGGCCGCGGTCGCCGACGGGCAGCACCCCTTCGCGGTGATCGTCGGCTGTTCCGACTCCCGACTCGCCGCCGAGATCATCTTCGATCGGGGCCTCGGTGACCTCTTCGTGGTCCGTACCGCCGGGCACACCATCGGCCCTGAGGTGCTGGGCAGCGTGGAGTACGCCGTGACGGTCCTGGGCACGCCGCTGGTGGTGGTGCTCGGGCACGACTCCTGCGGGGCTGTCCAGGCGGCGCGTACGGCGGATGCCACCGGCACCCCGCCGCCCGGGCACCTGTGCGCCGTGGTGGACGCCGTGGTGCCCAGCCTGCGCCGGGCCGCCGCCGAGGGGGTGGACGACATCGACCGGATCGTCGACATCCACATCGCGTACACCGTCGAGGCGATGTTGGGCAGGTCCGCCGCGCTCGCGGCGGAGGTGGCGGCCGGTCGCTGCGGGGTGGTCGGCATGTCGTACCGGCTGACCGCCGGCGGGGTGCGGACGGTGGCCGCGGTGCCCGCCGGCGCGGTCGACACACCGGAGCCCTCGGCCAGCGCCGCGCTCGCCTGA
- a CDS encoding helix-turn-helix transcriptional regulator — protein sequence MTDMATTGENGSTRNWTFLTNHGHVLLAIARNPTARLRDVADEVGVTERAAQAIVADLEAGGYLNRTRVGRRNEYTLNPAGRFRHPAEADRQVGHLLALFADEQEPAEAVERS from the coding sequence ATGACGGACATGGCGACGACAGGGGAGAACGGGAGCACCCGCAACTGGACCTTCCTCACCAACCACGGGCACGTGCTGCTCGCCATCGCCCGCAACCCCACCGCCCGGCTGCGCGACGTCGCCGACGAGGTGGGCGTCACCGAGCGGGCCGCCCAGGCGATCGTCGCCGACCTGGAGGCCGGCGGCTACCTGAACCGCACCCGGGTGGGCCGGCGCAACGAGTACACCCTCAACCCCGCCGGACGGTTCCGGCACCCGGCCGAAGCGGACCGGCAGGTCGGCCACCTGCTCGCCCTCTTCGCCGACGAGCAGGAGCCGGCCGAGGCCGTCGAGCGCTCCTGA
- a CDS encoding WXG100 family type VII secretion target produces the protein MAFEVEAATLHTAAGDVRSTRSDVDGELKKLWNVVDDLAIAWKGGASTGFQSLMQRWNEDTGKLLTAMDNIADLLDKSGTTHQVNDEEQQQMLDKFHSALNP, from the coding sequence ATGGCGTTCGAGGTCGAAGCAGCGACTCTGCATACCGCCGCGGGTGACGTGCGCTCCACGCGCAGCGACGTCGACGGCGAGCTGAAGAAGCTCTGGAACGTGGTCGACGACCTGGCCATCGCCTGGAAGGGCGGGGCGTCCACCGGCTTCCAGTCGCTGATGCAGCGCTGGAACGAGGACACGGGCAAGCTGCTGACGGCGATGGACAACATCGCCGACCTGCTCGACAAGTCGGGTACGACGCACCAGGTCAACGACGAAGAGCAGCAGCAGATGCTGGACAAGTTCCACTCTGCACTCAACCCGTGA
- a CDS encoding WXG100 family type VII secretion target, with translation MPSWEEMCQELVVAGRPGDVASAALGWEQLLKNLNAVKESLEKNVTDLGDVWKGPAYESFKTHVKGLAMTTGQIVDDAEKHNGIVQSLKTAADKLSAAQADFPIPASCLNDVLEARNGRLVIGAGFFEMKVKPDFLGLLDPLTSLADWINDKSDEAAKVYNQVRGEYLTVDSGTPGDGRPPIDDRGPDVETPNLDKPGPVKPIGANPDIGNPNIKTPDTKMPDIGSNPPDVTKPDFNPPYTKTPDIGSGTHPDLSGDYRPPGTGSLADDYGSGLAGAGAPTVPALGGGGGGLPSTSGLGSGGGLGSGGGGLGGGMIPGGGSLGRPVSPNMGPMMGGGAAGANRGGGRGAGGKLGAGGKLGAGGMSPMMGGAAGGAGRGGGGRAGAAGAGAKGAGAGARGVGGMGGMGGAGYGEEETARNTWLEEDDDVWGADGGGTPGILR, from the coding sequence ATGCCAAGCTGGGAAGAGATGTGCCAGGAACTCGTCGTCGCAGGCAGGCCGGGCGACGTCGCCAGCGCCGCGTTGGGCTGGGAGCAGTTGCTGAAGAACCTGAACGCCGTCAAGGAGAGCCTGGAGAAGAACGTCACCGATCTCGGTGACGTGTGGAAGGGCCCGGCGTACGAGTCCTTCAAGACCCACGTCAAGGGGCTCGCCATGACGACGGGCCAGATCGTCGATGATGCTGAGAAGCACAATGGCATCGTCCAGTCGCTGAAGACCGCCGCCGACAAGCTGAGTGCCGCGCAGGCCGACTTTCCCATCCCCGCCAGTTGCCTCAACGACGTGCTGGAGGCGCGCAACGGCCGACTCGTGATCGGCGCGGGGTTCTTCGAGATGAAGGTCAAGCCCGACTTCCTGGGTCTGCTCGACCCGCTCACCTCGCTCGCCGACTGGATCAATGACAAGTCCGATGAGGCGGCCAAGGTCTACAACCAGGTCAGGGGCGAGTACCTGACTGTCGATTCTGGCACGCCCGGTGATGGCAGGCCGCCGATCGACGACAGAGGCCCGGACGTGGAGACGCCGAACCTCGACAAGCCGGGCCCGGTGAAACCGATCGGCGCCAACCCGGACATCGGGAACCCGAACATCAAGACCCCCGACACCAAGATGCCGGACATCGGCAGTAATCCTCCGGACGTGACGAAGCCGGACTTCAACCCGCCCTACACGAAGACTCCGGACATCGGCTCCGGCACGCATCCCGACCTCTCCGGCGATTACAGGCCGCCGGGCACCGGCAGCCTCGCCGACGACTACGGCAGCGGTCTGGCCGGTGCCGGTGCCCCGACCGTTCCCGCCCTCGGCGGTGGCGGTGGCGGCCTGCCCAGCACCTCGGGGCTCGGCTCCGGTGGCGGGCTGGGCTCCGGTGGCGGCGGGCTGGGCGGGGGCATGATCCCCGGTGGCGGTTCGCTCGGCCGGCCGGTGAGCCCCAACATGGGGCCGATGATGGGCGGCGGCGCGGCTGGTGCCAATCGCGGTGGCGGCCGGGGCGCCGGCGGCAAGCTCGGTGCCGGTGGCAAGCTCGGCGCGGGTGGAATGTCGCCGATGATGGGCGGCGCGGCCGGTGGGGCCGGTCGTGGCGGCGGCGGTCGCGCGGGTGCCGCCGGTGCGGGCGCCAAGGGCGCCGGTGCGGGCGCACGGGGCGTCGGTGGCATGGGCGGCATGGGTGGCGCCGGCTACGGCGAGGAGGAGACCGCTCGCAACACCTGGCTGGAGGAGGACGACGACGTCTGGGGTGCCGACGGCGGCGGTACGCCCGGCATCCTGCGCTGA
- a CDS encoding YbaB/EbfC family nucleoid-associated protein yields MLSTSWTPGGAGAAGLEGLLRQAQEQQRRLADFQRQRAELRVTGESPDGLVQVTVDGDMKVGDIEINARAMRLDSFALAESLQAAIDAAYSAHADRQRELVEEMVGGADLVRQAEAGKVTPEEWFKHFGVDLKDPLRRLRG; encoded by the coding sequence GTGTTGAGCACATCGTGGACGCCCGGGGGCGCGGGAGCAGCCGGTCTCGAGGGACTGCTACGGCAGGCGCAGGAGCAGCAGCGCAGGCTCGCGGACTTCCAGCGGCAGCGCGCCGAACTGCGGGTCACCGGGGAGAGCCCGGACGGCCTGGTCCAGGTCACCGTCGACGGTGACATGAAGGTCGGCGACATCGAGATCAACGCGCGGGCCATGCGGCTCGACAGCTTCGCCCTGGCCGAGTCGCTCCAGGCCGCGATCGACGCCGCGTACTCCGCGCACGCTGATCGGCAGCGTGAGCTGGTGGAGGAGATGGTCGGCGGCGCCGACCTGGTCCGGCAGGCCGAGGCGGGGAAGGTGACTCCGGAGGAGTGGTTCAAGCACTTCGGGGTGGACCTCAAGGACCCGCTGCGCCGGCTGCGCGGCTGA
- a CDS encoding coiled-coil domain-containing protein encodes MTAPLRRWLTPVVAVFAALAVFAGPLPAVAAPTPPKPSGHGDDEPKLLGDLIEARNRSFVQAQAKLKKSQDRQRELAREVDRAQAALALLAPQVSQIAAQSYRTGRIGAVSMLLDTASPDSFVQRAAALDELNLVNSKKLAEVNAVKDRAEQAKLALDAEVREQQKLTNELGRETREAKKALALVGGNGLTKGKVVAESPVARLAPGRTADGDWKPLSCTENDPTTAGCITARTLHMYKEVKRAGFNRFVGCHRSGGPYEHPKGRACDWSLQNSGFAPWHNDSTFRYGNDLTAFLVRNADLLGIYYVIWNRQIWFPATGWSSYSGPSNHTDHVHVSLL; translated from the coding sequence GTGACGGCACCCCTACGCCGCTGGTTGACGCCCGTGGTGGCCGTGTTCGCCGCCCTGGCGGTCTTCGCCGGGCCCCTCCCGGCGGTGGCCGCGCCCACCCCGCCCAAGCCCTCCGGGCACGGGGACGACGAGCCCAAACTGCTCGGCGACCTGATCGAGGCCCGGAACCGGTCCTTCGTGCAGGCCCAGGCCAAGCTGAAGAAGTCGCAGGACCGCCAGCGTGAGCTCGCCCGGGAGGTCGACCGGGCGCAGGCCGCGCTGGCGCTCCTGGCCCCGCAGGTGAGCCAGATCGCCGCCCAGTCCTACCGGACCGGGCGGATCGGCGCGGTGTCGATGCTGCTGGACACCGCCAGCCCGGACTCGTTCGTCCAGCGCGCCGCCGCCCTCGACGAGCTCAACCTCGTCAACTCCAAGAAGCTCGCCGAGGTGAACGCGGTCAAGGACCGCGCCGAGCAGGCCAAGCTGGCGCTCGACGCCGAGGTCCGCGAGCAGCAGAAGCTGACGAACGAGTTGGGCCGTGAAACGAGAGAGGCGAAGAAGGCGCTGGCGCTGGTCGGCGGCAACGGGCTGACCAAGGGAAAGGTGGTGGCCGAATCACCGGTGGCCCGATTGGCGCCCGGTCGTACCGCCGACGGCGACTGGAAGCCGCTGTCCTGCACCGAGAACGACCCCACCACCGCCGGCTGCATCACCGCCCGCACCCTGCACATGTACAAGGAGGTCAAGCGGGCGGGCTTCAACAGGTTCGTCGGCTGTCACCGCTCCGGCGGACCGTACGAGCATCCGAAGGGCCGGGCCTGCGACTGGTCGTTGCAGAACAGTGGCTTCGCCCCCTGGCACAACGACAGCACATTCAGGTATGGCAACGACCTGACCGCGTTCCTGGTCCGTAACGCCGACCTGCTCGGCATCTACTACGTGATCTGGAACCGGCAGATCTGGTTCCCGGCGACCGGCTGGAGCTCCTACAGCGGCCCGTCGAACCACACCGACCACGTCCACGTTTCACTGCTCTAG
- the mycP gene encoding type VII secretion-associated serine protease mycosin: MRESFRPGGPEPARRPGRGARAVLCGAAAVLLGTTVVAPSPASAAVPDCGPGGVAAPAETPWPLRRLEPSSAWRISRGAGVTVAVIDSGVSASHPALKGQVRVGRDFNGLPQQEGRCDLAGHGTIIAGIIAGKEGRGASFSGIAPQARILPVRVLPDTKTTTDEGLPGQIAAAIRWSVQNGADVINLSLVTQDRQELADAVRHALDEGVVVVAAAGNRQENQQDRPAFPAAYPGVIAVAGVDEEGGHVGSSVSGNYVDLAAPGVNILGPAPGGEGYLVEPQGGTSFAAAYVSGVAALVRAAHPDLGPEQVADRLTRTADSPPEGKNAEVGYGVVNPYRAVASLLGSRTDPPAGAMPTPPSTADPLAWQGTVALWVAAVAALVAGLLLSVKPIMVRGRRRGWRPGRRTSEADATAG, encoded by the coding sequence GTGCGCGAGAGTTTCCGACCGGGCGGGCCCGAGCCGGCCCGCCGACCCGGGCGTGGTGCCCGCGCGGTCCTCTGTGGAGCGGCTGCGGTTCTGCTCGGCACCACCGTCGTCGCTCCGTCGCCCGCTTCGGCGGCGGTCCCCGACTGCGGTCCAGGCGGCGTCGCCGCCCCCGCCGAAACCCCGTGGCCGCTACGGAGACTCGAGCCCTCGTCGGCCTGGCGGATCTCCCGGGGCGCCGGCGTCACGGTGGCGGTCATCGACTCCGGCGTCTCCGCCAGCCATCCCGCCCTGAAGGGCCAGGTCAGGGTGGGCCGGGACTTCAACGGCCTGCCGCAGCAGGAGGGCCGCTGCGACCTGGCCGGGCACGGCACCATCATCGCCGGCATCATCGCCGGGAAGGAGGGCCGCGGCGCGTCGTTCAGCGGCATCGCGCCACAGGCCAGGATCCTTCCCGTACGCGTACTGCCCGACACCAAGACCACCACCGACGAAGGTCTGCCCGGGCAGATCGCCGCCGCGATCCGGTGGTCGGTGCAGAACGGCGCCGACGTGATCAACCTGTCACTGGTGACCCAGGACCGGCAGGAGCTCGCCGACGCCGTCCGCCACGCCCTCGACGAGGGGGTGGTCGTGGTGGCCGCCGCCGGCAACCGGCAGGAGAACCAGCAGGACCGGCCCGCGTTCCCGGCCGCCTACCCGGGGGTGATCGCGGTCGCCGGGGTGGACGAGGAGGGCGGCCACGTGGGCAGCTCGGTGAGCGGGAACTACGTCGACCTCGCGGCGCCCGGGGTGAACATCCTCGGCCCGGCCCCCGGGGGCGAGGGCTATCTCGTCGAGCCACAGGGCGGCACCAGCTTCGCCGCCGCGTACGTCTCCGGGGTGGCCGCGCTGGTCCGGGCCGCCCACCCCGACCTCGGCCCGGAGCAGGTCGCCGACCGGTTGACCCGGACGGCCGACAGCCCGCCCGAGGGGAAGAACGCCGAGGTCGGCTACGGGGTGGTGAATCCGTACCGGGCGGTGGCGAGCCTGCTCGGCAGCCGTACCGACCCGCCGGCCGGCGCGATGCCCACACCGCCCTCCACCGCCGACCCACTGGCCTGGCAGGGCACCGTCGCGCTCTGGGTCGCCGCCGTCGCCGCGCTCGTCGCCGGGCTGCTGCTGTCCGTGAAACCGATCATGGTTCGTGGACGGCGTCGGGGCTGGCGCCCGGGCCGCCGCACCTCGGAAGCGGACGCCACCGCCGGCTGA
- a CDS encoding S8 family serine peptidase, with protein sequence MRARKPPRPKLRLAVAALALVVGAGSGPLAAPAPARADTVRELQWYLDTLKIPQAHKITKGKGVTVAVIDSGVDASLPDLRGQILPGKGVGSATASDGRRDDDEKLAHGTAMAGIIASRGGGAMRCLGIAPEARILPVALGRPFDTRDVADGIRWAADAGADVINLSIGSDAQPTPEEVAAVRYALDKDVVLVSSAGNRKQGARGVGSPASIPGIIAVTGLAKDGGHFAESVGGPEAVLAAPMEKIISPRPKSVSSNGYGLGSGTSDAAAIMSGVAALVRAKYPDLDAANVVNRLIRTARDQGPAGRDSQYGFGAVDPLAALTRSVPAVDAHPLLAGATNGAAPSAPAATPSKDDGPAVSISMKNGTGALVQGALCLLVPIALLILVIVLVRRSRRKAATGPPGYPPSGGPQTGPPGFPPSGGPPPGSPGYPPPPGYPTPPGYPPPPGYAPLGGAPGRPSGNPQFGVPGHPPSGGAPTGSPAPPQAGPPAGYGPTPTGGPHPYGTPPAPQAGAWAPGAGPTAPPPPPASGGHQQ encoded by the coding sequence ATGCGTGCGAGGAAGCCTCCGCGGCCCAAGCTCAGGCTGGCCGTCGCCGCGCTGGCGTTGGTCGTCGGCGCCGGCTCCGGTCCACTGGCCGCGCCGGCTCCGGCACGCGCCGACACGGTGCGCGAACTGCAGTGGTATCTCGACACGCTGAAGATCCCGCAGGCTCACAAGATCACCAAGGGTAAGGGCGTCACCGTCGCGGTCATCGACAGCGGTGTCGACGCGAGCCTCCCCGACCTGCGCGGGCAGATCCTCCCGGGCAAGGGGGTGGGCTCCGCGACCGCTTCCGACGGCCGGCGTGACGACGACGAGAAGTTGGCCCACGGCACGGCGATGGCGGGCATCATCGCGTCGCGAGGTGGCGGCGCGATGCGGTGCCTCGGCATCGCGCCCGAGGCCCGGATCCTGCCCGTCGCACTCGGCAGGCCCTTCGACACGAGGGATGTCGCGGATGGCATCCGGTGGGCGGCCGACGCCGGCGCGGACGTGATCAACCTGTCCATCGGGTCCGACGCACAGCCCACTCCGGAGGAGGTCGCGGCCGTCCGGTATGCCCTGGACAAGGACGTCGTTCTGGTCTCCTCCGCGGGCAACCGGAAACAGGGCGCCCGGGGCGTCGGCAGCCCGGCGAGTATTCCCGGCATCATCGCCGTGACCGGCCTGGCGAAGGACGGCGGGCACTTCGCCGAGAGCGTCGGCGGGCCGGAGGCGGTTCTCGCCGCGCCGATGGAGAAGATCATTTCGCCACGGCCAAAGTCGGTCTCGTCGAACGGCTACGGCCTCGGCAGCGGCACGAGCGACGCAGCCGCCATCATGTCCGGGGTGGCGGCGTTGGTCCGCGCGAAGTACCCGGACCTCGATGCGGCCAACGTGGTGAACCGGTTGATCCGGACCGCCCGCGACCAGGGCCCGGCCGGCCGCGACAGCCAGTACGGCTTCGGCGCGGTCGACCCGCTCGCCGCGCTCACCCGCTCAGTGCCGGCGGTGGACGCGCACCCGCTGCTCGCCGGCGCCACCAACGGCGCCGCCCCGTCCGCGCCAGCGGCGACGCCGTCGAAGGACGACGGTCCGGCGGTGTCGATCAGCATGAAGAATGGCACCGGCGCGCTGGTCCAGGGCGCGCTCTGCCTGCTCGTGCCCATCGCGCTGCTGATTCTCGTGATCGTGCTGGTGCGCCGGTCCCGGCGGAAGGCGGCGACGGGCCCGCCCGGCTACCCGCCGTCCGGCGGCCCGCAGACTGGCCCGCCCGGTTTTCCACCGTCCGGTGGCCCGCCGCCCGGATCCCCCGGCTACCCACCGCCCCCCGGTTACCCAACGCCTCCCGGCTATCCACCGCCGCCCGGCTACGCGCCGCTCGGCGGTGCACCGGGGAGGCCGTCCGGCAACCCGCAGTTCGGTGTGCCCGGACACCCGCCGTCCGGTGGGGCGCCGACGGGCTCGCCCGCACCGCCGCAGGCGGGACCCCCGGCCGGGTACGGCCCGACGCCCACCGGCGGACCCCACCCGTACGGCACGCCGCCAGCGCCCCAGGCCGGTGCCTGGGCGCCCGGCGCGGGCCCAACGGCACCCCCACCTCCGCCGGCTTCCGGCGGGCACCAGCAGTAA
- a CDS encoding WXG100 family type VII secretion target, whose product MSIKVDYAVLESSNQQMMAISKTIDEKLDTLRSMLSKLQWDGEDRASYEQHQAQWDAAVRDINKILNDIGGAVGIARENYVSTEMSNAKAWN is encoded by the coding sequence ATGAGCATCAAGGTCGACTACGCGGTCCTCGAGAGCAGTAACCAGCAGATGATGGCCATCTCGAAGACCATCGACGAGAAACTGGACACGCTGCGCTCGATGCTGTCGAAGCTCCAGTGGGACGGTGAGGACCGTGCCTCGTACGAGCAGCACCAGGCGCAGTGGGATGCCGCCGTCCGGGACATCAACAAGATCCTGAACGACATCGGTGGCGCGGTGGGCATTGCCCGCGAGAACTACGTCAGCACCGAGATGAGCAACGCCAAGGCGTGGAACTGA